A DNA window from Rhodococcus sp. Z13 contains the following coding sequences:
- a CDS encoding FtsW/RodA/SpoVE family cell cycle protein, with product MSVSHGLGAFPSPPGGFAPAPVQSTRRNTELALLLAAIAITTVSLMLVEVSMEQTITLDLLEYGAAYAGLFLIAHLAVRRFAKYADPLLLPIVALLNGLGLVLIHRLDLSDQENARYMGLDPPSPDATQQVLWTALGIALFIVVLIFLRDYRLLARYSYTLGLVGLVALAIPALLPSSFSEVNGAKIWIRLPGFSIQPGEFAKILLIIFFASVLVAKRDLFTTAGRHFLGMDFPRARDLGPILAAWIISIGVMVFEKDLGTSLLLFTTVLVMLYIATERVGWLIIGFSLLAVGFYAAYHMFGHVQVRVETWLDPLADYNNTGYQISQSLFGLATGGVAGTGLGSGRPGQVPFAKTDFIIAAIGEELGLIGLSAILLLFLILVIRGMRTALAVRDSFGKLLAAGLSFTLAVQLFVVVGGVTKLIPLTGLTTPFVSYGGSSLLANYLLLALLMKISHAAREPAVPRKRTPPPIADAPTEMMGRE from the coding sequence ATGTCGGTGTCCCATGGTTTGGGGGCGTTCCCGAGCCCGCCCGGTGGTTTCGCGCCGGCTCCGGTCCAGTCGACGCGCCGCAACACCGAGCTGGCACTGCTGCTCGCGGCGATCGCCATCACGACGGTCTCGCTCATGCTCGTCGAGGTGTCGATGGAGCAGACCATCACCCTGGACCTGCTCGAATACGGCGCGGCCTATGCCGGCCTGTTCCTGATCGCACACCTGGCGGTGCGGCGCTTCGCGAAGTACGCCGATCCGCTGCTGCTGCCGATCGTGGCGCTGCTCAACGGGCTCGGGCTCGTGCTCATCCACCGGCTGGACCTGTCCGACCAGGAGAACGCCCGCTACATGGGGCTCGATCCGCCGTCCCCCGATGCGACCCAGCAGGTGCTGTGGACGGCGCTCGGCATCGCCCTGTTCATCGTCGTGCTGATCTTCCTGCGCGACTACCGGCTGCTGGCGCGCTACAGTTACACCCTCGGTCTCGTCGGTCTGGTGGCCCTGGCGATCCCGGCGCTGCTGCCGAGCAGTTTCTCCGAGGTCAACGGCGCGAAGATCTGGATCCGGCTGCCCGGCTTCAGCATCCAGCCGGGTGAGTTCGCGAAGATCCTGCTGATCATCTTCTTCGCGTCGGTGCTCGTCGCCAAGCGCGACCTGTTCACCACCGCGGGCCGGCACTTCCTCGGCATGGACTTCCCGCGCGCCCGCGATCTCGGGCCGATCCTCGCCGCGTGGATCATCTCGATCGGCGTGATGGTCTTCGAGAAGGACCTCGGCACGTCGCTGCTGCTGTTCACGACCGTGCTGGTGATGCTCTACATCGCCACCGAGCGGGTCGGCTGGCTGATCATCGGGTTCTCGCTGCTCGCCGTCGGCTTCTACGCGGCGTACCACATGTTCGGGCACGTGCAGGTCCGTGTGGAGACCTGGCTCGACCCCCTCGCCGACTACAACAACACCGGCTACCAGATCTCCCAGTCGCTGTTCGGTCTCGCGACCGGTGGGGTGGCCGGGACCGGTCTGGGCAGCGGACGCCCCGGTCAGGTGCCGTTCGCGAAGACCGACTTCATCATCGCGGCGATCGGTGAGGAACTCGGGCTGATCGGCCTGTCCGCGATCCTGCTGCTGTTCCTGATCCTCGTGATCCGGGGCATGCGCACCGCGCTGGCGGTACGCGACAGCTTCGGCAAGCTGCTCGCCGCCGGCCTGTCGTTCACCCTCGCCGTCCAGCTGTTCGTGGTGGTCGGCGGCGTCACGAAATTGATCCCCCTGACGGGCCTGACCACGCCGTTCGTCTCGTACGGCGGTTCGTCGCTCCTCGCCAACTATCTGCTCCTGGCTCTGTTGATGAAGATCTCGCACGCTGCCCGTGAACCCGCGGTTCCTCGGAAGAGGACACCGCCGCCGATCGCCGATGCACCGACGGAAATGATGGGGCGCGAATGA
- a CDS encoding Fur family transcriptional regulator: MAPTSEYAARLRTAALYVTRPRVAVLEAVDGHPHADTDTILVAVQERIPGVSRQTVYSALHALTVAGLIRRIQPAGLVARYESRVGDDHHHLVCRACGSITDVDRAVGRSDCLATPQEDFLVERAEVVYWGLCPACSAPE, translated from the coding sequence GTGGCCCCGACGTCCGAGTACGCGGCCCGGCTCCGGACCGCTGCCCTGTACGTGACCCGGCCACGGGTCGCGGTACTCGAAGCCGTCGACGGACACCCCCACGCCGACACCGACACGATCCTCGTCGCCGTGCAGGAACGCATTCCGGGGGTGTCGCGCCAGACCGTCTACAGCGCGCTGCACGCCCTGACCGTGGCGGGTCTGATCCGTCGCATCCAGCCGGCAGGTCTGGTGGCCCGATACGAGTCTCGGGTCGGCGACGACCACCACCATCTGGTCTGCCGCGCGTGCGGGTCCATCACCGACGTCGACCGGGCCGTCGGCCGGTCGGACTGCCTGGCCACCCCGCAGGAGGACTTCCTCGTCGAACGGGCCGAGGTCGTCTACTGGGGTCTGTGCCCGGCCTGCTCGGCGCCGGAGTGA
- a CDS encoding FHA domain-containing protein FhaB: MQGLILQLTRAGFLLLLWLFVWAVLRTLRSDIYAGTARPLPRYSPKQSVLPSLSRNKTAKYLVVTQGALAGTRITLGTQPVLIGRADDSTLVLTDDYASTRHARLSPRGSDWYVEDLGSTNGTYLDRAKVTTAVRVPLGTPVRVGKTVIELRP; this comes from the coding sequence GTGCAGGGGCTGATTCTGCAGCTGACCCGGGCGGGATTCCTCCTCCTGCTGTGGCTGTTCGTGTGGGCCGTGCTGCGCACGCTCCGGTCCGACATCTACGCCGGCACCGCGCGGCCGCTGCCCCGGTATTCACCCAAGCAGTCGGTACTGCCCTCGCTGAGCCGCAACAAGACCGCCAAGTACCTGGTGGTCACGCAGGGGGCGCTGGCCGGTACCCGCATCACGCTGGGCACCCAGCCGGTGCTCATCGGGCGGGCCGACGACTCCACCCTCGTCCTGACCGACGACTACGCCTCGACCCGCCACGCCCGCCTGTCCCCGCGGGGCAGCGACTGGTACGTCGAGGACCTCGGGTCGACGAACGGTACGTATCTCGACCGTGCGAAGGTCACCACCGCTGTCCGTGTCCCGCTCGGCACTCCCGTCCGTGTGGGCAAGACCGTGATCGAGCTCCGCCCGTGA
- a CDS encoding PP2C family protein-serine/threonine phosphatase produces MTLVLRYAARSDRGLVRSNNEDSVYAGARLLALADGMGGHAAGEVASQLMIAALAHLDDDEPGGDLLGKLAAAVREGNASIADQVEEEPELDGMGTTLTAILFAGSKLGLAHIGDSRAYLLRDNQLTQITRDDTFVQSLVDEGRITPEQAHTHPQRSLIMRALTGTEVEPTLTVREARAGDRYLVCSDGLSDVVSDETIAETMRQGTHDECADRLIELALRSGGPDNVTVVVADVIDLDYGQSNPIVAGAASGDDDDDTPPPNTAAGRAAAMRPPRATPKRVINKAPEPEPKKKRSRLFWPSIAILVIAALAGGLLLGRQLIRNNYYVAADEGRVAVLRGIPGNVFGYSLQEVARVGCITDEGDLTLVDPASAQCRVMLVDDLWPAAREQVRAGLPSGSLDDTREQMQRLAELDLLPVCEEKRPEPEPAPAPPGAPTPEPNGAAPAETPAPETPATGEPAPAPQEPQQITPVPEQAPQIPGQNCRVGA; encoded by the coding sequence GTGACCCTCGTACTCCGTTACGCCGCCCGCAGCGACCGCGGCCTCGTCCGTTCCAACAACGAGGACTCCGTCTACGCCGGCGCGCGCCTGCTCGCCCTCGCCGACGGCATGGGTGGCCACGCCGCAGGCGAGGTCGCCTCACAACTGATGATCGCTGCGCTCGCCCATCTCGACGACGACGAGCCCGGCGGCGACCTCCTCGGCAAGCTGGCCGCCGCCGTCCGGGAGGGCAACGCCTCCATCGCCGACCAGGTGGAGGAGGAGCCCGAGCTCGACGGCATGGGCACGACCCTCACCGCAATCCTGTTCGCCGGCAGCAAGCTGGGTCTGGCGCACATCGGCGACTCCCGCGCCTACCTCCTGCGTGACAACCAGCTCACCCAGATCACCCGCGACGACACCTTCGTGCAGTCGCTGGTCGACGAGGGCCGCATCACCCCGGAACAGGCCCACACCCATCCGCAGCGGTCGCTGATCATGCGCGCGCTGACGGGCACCGAGGTCGAACCCACGCTCACGGTCCGCGAGGCCCGCGCCGGCGACCGCTATCTGGTGTGCTCGGACGGCCTGTCCGACGTCGTCAGCGACGAGACCATCGCCGAGACCATGCGGCAGGGCACCCACGACGAGTGCGCCGACCGCCTCATCGAACTCGCGCTGCGCAGCGGTGGCCCCGACAACGTCACCGTGGTCGTCGCCGACGTCATCGACCTCGACTACGGGCAGAGCAATCCCATCGTGGCGGGCGCGGCGTCGGGGGACGACGACGATGACACTCCCCCGCCGAACACCGCGGCCGGTCGTGCCGCGGCGATGCGTCCCCCGCGTGCCACCCCGAAGCGGGTCATCAACAAGGCCCCGGAACCCGAACCGAAGAAGAAGCGCAGCCGCCTGTTCTGGCCGTCGATCGCGATCCTGGTGATCGCGGCGCTGGCCGGTGGCCTGCTGCTGGGCCGGCAGCTGATCCGCAACAACTACTACGTGGCCGCCGACGAGGGCCGCGTCGCGGTGCTGCGCGGCATCCCCGGCAACGTCTTCGGTTACTCGCTGCAGGAGGTGGCCCGCGTCGGCTGCATCACCGACGAGGGCGACCTGACACTCGTCGATCCGGCCTCGGCGCAGTGCCGAGTGATGCTCGTCGACGATCTGTGGCCCGCCGCGCGCGAGCAGGTGCGCGCCGGTCTGCCGTCGGGTTCTCTCGACGACACGCGCGAGCAGATGCAGCGGCTCGCCGAACTCGACCTGCTGCCGGTATGCGAGGAGAAGAGGCCGGAACCCGAGCCCGCACCGGCGCCGCCCGGCGCCCCCACTCCGGAACCGAACGGTGCCGCTCCCGCCGAGACCCCGGCCCCCGAGACCCCGGCGACGGGTGAACCGGCGCCTGCCCCGCAGGAACCGCAGCAGATCACCCCGGTTCCCGAACAGGCACCCCAGATCCCTGGACAGAACTGCAGGGTGGGCGCCTGA
- a CDS encoding DinB family protein, giving the protein MIGGSSYGSELVGQLQELRESVLWKLEGLQEHDLRRPMTPTGTNLLGLVKHLAGCEFGWFGLVFGRPAPIELPWLRPGAEENADMWAAPDESREYVVGLYRRSWEHAAGTFEALDLASTGTVPGSDRPVTLRQAILHMIVETARHAGHVDIVREHIDGFAGRGPGNDNLPHTDAARWRAHVERVQAAADLFL; this is encoded by the coding sequence GTGATCGGGGGATCGTCGTACGGATCCGAGCTCGTCGGGCAGCTCCAGGAGCTGCGCGAATCGGTGCTGTGGAAACTCGAGGGCCTGCAGGAACACGACCTGCGCCGCCCGATGACCCCGACCGGCACGAATCTGCTGGGGCTGGTGAAGCACCTGGCGGGCTGCGAGTTCGGCTGGTTCGGTCTCGTCTTCGGCCGGCCCGCCCCGATCGAGCTGCCCTGGCTCCGTCCCGGAGCGGAGGAGAACGCCGACATGTGGGCAGCTCCCGACGAATCCCGTGAGTACGTCGTCGGCCTCTACCGCCGCTCCTGGGAGCATGCCGCCGGGACCTTCGAGGCACTCGATCTCGCGTCGACGGGCACGGTGCCCGGCTCGGACCGGCCCGTGACCCTGCGACAGGCCATTCTGCACATGATCGTCGAGACCGCGCGGCACGCCGGGCACGTCGACATCGTGAGGGAGCACATCGACGGGTTCGCCGGCCGCGGCCCGGGCAACGACAACCTTCCCCACACCGACGCCGCGCGGTGGCGTGCCCACGTCGAACGTGTGCAGGCCGCCGCCGATCTCTTCCTGTGA
- a CDS encoding DUF3662 and FHA domain-containing protein, which yields MGIAQRFERKLQAAIGDAFARVFGGGVVPQEVEAALQQEAADGVQQLDRGHALAPNKYVITISESDHEALAADRDLTVKAFSRHLEDFIREQGWQTYGEVHVVFESSSALHTGQFRTRGSVDPDAGRSATRAPSSRNPQNRPFVNSEPGAGPMTQNPGYDPSRDPAEAEPQYARNGHAHVGQEQRYAQGYGNAGYDQAQGGYDAQAYGQQAYGDQNYQDPGYQQAGYDQQAYGQQGYAQPQAYSQDYRGDYQQGYDQQAYGQQGYQDPAYQQGGYDQQAYGQQGYAQPGYGQQQYGEQAGYDQGYGAAAPAYDQSYQQGGYQSPAAGRVLTATLQLEDGSGRYYQLREGSNIVGRGQDAQFRLPDTGVSRRHIDIRWDGQVAMLSDLGSTNGTTVNGAAVQDWQLADGDVIRAGHSEILVRIL from the coding sequence ATGGGTATCGCCCAGCGCTTCGAGCGCAAGCTCCAGGCTGCGATCGGCGACGCTTTCGCCCGCGTGTTCGGCGGCGGCGTCGTGCCTCAGGAGGTGGAGGCCGCCCTGCAGCAGGAGGCAGCAGACGGCGTCCAGCAACTCGACCGAGGACACGCGCTCGCCCCCAACAAGTACGTCATCACCATCAGCGAGTCCGATCACGAAGCCCTCGCCGCGGATCGGGACTTGACTGTGAAGGCCTTCTCCCGTCACCTTGAGGACTTCATCCGAGAGCAAGGATGGCAGACGTACGGTGAGGTCCACGTCGTCTTCGAGTCGTCGTCCGCACTGCACACCGGGCAGTTCCGGACCCGCGGCTCGGTAGATCCCGATGCGGGGCGCTCAGCGACGCGCGCGCCGTCATCACGGAACCCGCAGAACCGCCCATTCGTGAACTCTGAACCAGGAGCTGGCCCCATGACGCAGAACCCCGGCTACGACCCCAGCCGTGACCCCGCCGAAGCGGAACCTCAGTACGCACGCAACGGTCACGCGCACGTCGGCCAGGAGCAGCGCTACGCACAGGGCTACGGCAACGCCGGCTACGACCAGGCGCAGGGTGGTTACGACGCCCAGGCCTACGGGCAGCAGGCGTACGGCGACCAGAACTACCAGGATCCCGGCTACCAGCAGGCCGGCTACGACCAGCAGGCCTACGGCCAGCAGGGTTACGCGCAACCCCAGGCCTACAGCCAGGACTACCGCGGCGACTACCAGCAGGGTTACGACCAGCAGGCCTACGGGCAGCAGGGCTATCAGGATCCGGCCTACCAGCAGGGCGGCTACGACCAGCAGGCCTACGGCCAGCAGGGTTACGCGCAGCCCGGCTACGGTCAGCAGCAGTACGGCGAGCAGGCCGGTTACGACCAGGGCTACGGCGCCGCGGCCCCGGCCTACGACCAGAGCTACCAGCAGGGCGGCTACCAGTCGCCGGCCGCCGGCCGTGTCCTGACGGCCACCCTCCAGCTCGAGGACGGCAGCGGCCGCTACTACCAGCTCCGCGAGGGCAGCAACATCGTCGGCCGCGGGCAGGACGCCCAGTTCCGTCTGCCGGACACCGGCGTGTCACGTCGCCACATCGACATCCGCTGGGACGGCCAGGTCGCGATGCTCTCCGATCTCGGTTCCACCAACGGCACCACCGTCAACGGTGCGGCGGTCCAGGACTGGCAGCTCGCCGACGGTGATGTGATTCGCGCCGGGCACTCCGAGATCCTCGTACGCATCCTCTGA
- a CDS encoding serine/threonine-protein kinase, giving the protein MALSSGAMIADRYRLQRLIATGGMGQVWEGLDTRLDRRVAVKVLKAELSGDEDFLGRFRFEARTTAQLNHPGIAGVFDYGETTDSEGQALAYLVMELVHGEPLNAVLSRVGRLSLPHALDMLEQTGRALQAAHNAGVVHRDVKPGNILITPTGQVKITDFGIAKAVDASPVTRTGMVMGTAQYIAPEQALGQEATSASDVYSLAVVGYEALAGRRPFLGDSVVTVAMKHVQETPAPLPADLPAEVRGLIEIAMSKDPSHRYANGGEFANAVAAVRAGRPAPPPGNVPPVTSANRVLPPGVPGTAAPTAATRALNPTQQYGNTAYASVPRAAQPPTSGRPPVGPSTAATPTGDGGRKSPSPTALAWAAGIAVVLALVALGIVLLGGGDEPDRSPSPTTQLTTTRQATTTTTTTTRRPLPPPIIEEPETFTPTPTTVRPTTTVPTTTEAPTTTVPPTTTTTTVPTTTETTTTTTEETETPDESGGGDGSENEASGGRNDNSSGTSNGTNTRGTS; this is encoded by the coding sequence ATGGCACTGAGCAGCGGGGCCATGATCGCCGACCGCTACCGTCTGCAGCGACTCATCGCCACCGGCGGCATGGGTCAGGTGTGGGAGGGACTCGACACGCGGCTCGACCGGCGGGTCGCGGTGAAGGTCCTCAAGGCCGAACTGTCCGGCGACGAGGACTTCCTCGGCCGTTTCCGGTTCGAGGCGCGCACGACGGCGCAGCTCAACCATCCGGGTATCGCCGGGGTGTTCGACTACGGCGAGACCACCGACAGCGAGGGTCAGGCCCTCGCCTATCTGGTGATGGAACTCGTGCACGGCGAACCGCTCAACGCGGTGCTGTCGCGGGTCGGCCGCCTGTCGCTGCCGCACGCCCTGGACATGCTCGAGCAGACCGGCCGGGCGCTGCAGGCCGCCCACAACGCCGGGGTGGTGCACCGCGACGTCAAGCCCGGCAACATCCTGATCACCCCCACCGGCCAGGTGAAGATCACCGACTTCGGTATCGCCAAGGCCGTCGACGCGTCCCCGGTGACCCGCACCGGCATGGTGATGGGCACCGCCCAGTACATCGCTCCCGAACAGGCCCTCGGGCAGGAGGCCACCTCGGCGTCCGACGTGTACTCGCTGGCCGTCGTCGGCTACGAGGCCCTCGCGGGACGCCGCCCGTTCCTCGGCGACAGCGTCGTCACCGTCGCGATGAAACACGTGCAGGAGACGCCGGCGCCGCTGCCCGCCGACCTGCCGGCGGAAGTGCGCGGTCTCATCGAGATCGCGATGTCGAAGGATCCCTCCCACCGCTACGCCAACGGCGGCGAGTTCGCGAACGCCGTCGCCGCGGTGCGGGCGGGACGTCCCGCGCCGCCGCCCGGCAACGTGCCGCCGGTGACCAGCGCGAACCGTGTGCTTCCCCCGGGTGTGCCGGGAACGGCGGCGCCCACCGCGGCGACCCGTGCCCTGAATCCGACGCAGCAGTACGGCAACACCGCGTACGCGTCCGTGCCGCGCGCTGCGCAGCCGCCCACCTCGGGCCGGCCCCCGGTGGGCCCGTCCACCGCGGCGACCCCCACCGGTGACGGCGGCCGTAAGTCGCCGAGCCCGACCGCGCTGGCCTGGGCGGCGGGGATCGCCGTCGTGCTCGCGCTGGTGGCGCTGGGGATCGTGCTGCTCGGGGGCGGCGACGAACCGGATCGGTCGCCCTCGCCCACCACCCAGTTGACGACGACGCGGCAGGCCACCACCACGACGACCACCACGACGCGTCGTCCGCTCCCGCCGCCGATCATCGAGGAACCGGAGACCTTCACGCCGACCCCGACGACCGTGCGGCCCACCACCACGGTGCCGACGACGACCGAGGCGCCCACGACCACCGTTCCCCCCACGACCACCACGACGACGGTCCCGACCACCACCGAGACGACGACCACCACGACCGAGGAAACCGAAACCCCGGACGAGAGCGGCGGCGGGGACGGGTCCGAGAACGAGGCCTCGGGCGGAAGGAACGACAATTCATCCGGAACCAGCAACGGTACGAACACTCGAGGAACGTCATGA
- a CDS encoding peptidoglycan D,D-transpeptidase FtsI family protein, translating to MNGPLRRVAMAVMFMVVALLANATYVQVIKADDLRTDPRNSRVLLDEYSRQRGQIVAAGQALAVSVPTDSRYKYLREYPATPTQPMSPLAYAPVTGFYSMQYGSTGIERAEDSLLNGSDNLLFGRRLFDLVSGRNPRGGNVVTTIDPVMQQVAYDELTSKGYTGSVVAIEPATGRILAMVSTPSYDPNRLSGHDGAATSQAWDELNSDPDKPMLNRAISQTYPPGSTFKVVVTAAALENGVTPDTLFTAAPQITLPDTTTTLENYGGATCGDGATVTLREAFARSCNTAFVEMGIDTGRDALEAQAEALGIGETLDVPLPVAASTVGPIPDGAALGQSSIGQRDVALTPLQNASIAATVANGGVRMQPYLVDRLQGPDLTVLEETKPESLGQAIPPEVAATLTDLMIGAENYAGGQGAIPGVQIASKTGTAEHGSDPRNTPPHTWYIAFAPAQQPTVAVAVIVEDGGDRALAATGGSVAAPIGRAVIAAGLQGG from the coding sequence ATGAACGGTCCGCTCCGCAGAGTCGCGATGGCCGTGATGTTCATGGTGGTGGCGCTGCTCGCCAATGCCACCTACGTGCAGGTCATCAAGGCCGACGACCTCCGTACCGACCCGCGCAACTCGCGGGTGCTCCTCGACGAGTACTCGCGGCAGCGCGGGCAGATCGTCGCCGCCGGGCAGGCGCTGGCCGTGTCGGTGCCCACCGACAGCCGCTACAAGTACCTGCGCGAGTACCCGGCGACGCCGACCCAGCCGATGAGCCCGCTCGCGTACGCCCCGGTGACGGGCTTCTACTCGATGCAGTACGGCAGCACCGGCATCGAACGCGCCGAGGACTCGCTGCTCAACGGCTCCGACAACCTGCTGTTCGGGCGGCGCCTGTTCGACCTGGTGTCGGGCCGCAACCCGCGCGGCGGCAATGTCGTCACCACGATCGACCCGGTGATGCAGCAGGTCGCCTACGACGAGCTGACGTCGAAGGGTTACACGGGTTCGGTGGTCGCGATCGAGCCGGCGACCGGCCGGATCCTGGCGATGGTGAGCACCCCGAGCTACGACCCGAACCGGTTGTCCGGGCACGACGGCGCCGCGACCTCGCAGGCCTGGGACGAGCTGAACTCCGATCCCGACAAGCCGATGCTCAACCGGGCGATCTCCCAGACCTATCCCCCGGGCTCGACCTTCAAGGTCGTGGTGACCGCGGCGGCGCTCGAGAACGGTGTCACCCCCGACACCCTGTTCACCGCGGCCCCGCAGATCACGCTGCCCGACACCACAACGACCCTCGAGAACTACGGCGGCGCGACCTGCGGCGACGGGGCGACGGTGACCCTGCGCGAGGCGTTCGCCCGGTCGTGCAACACCGCCTTCGTGGAGATGGGCATCGACACCGGCCGCGACGCGCTCGAAGCGCAGGCCGAGGCGCTCGGCATCGGTGAGACCCTCGACGTGCCGCTGCCGGTCGCGGCGAGCACCGTCGGCCCGATCCCGGACGGCGCCGCGCTCGGCCAGTCGAGCATCGGCCAGCGCGACGTGGCGCTCACCCCGCTGCAGAACGCGTCGATCGCCGCGACCGTCGCCAACGGTGGGGTGAGGATGCAGCCCTATCTCGTCGACCGCCTGCAGGGCCCGGACCTGACGGTACTCGAGGAGACCAAGCCCGAGTCGCTCGGCCAGGCCATTCCGCCGGAGGTCGCCGCGACCCTCACCGATCTGATGATCGGTGCCGAGAACTACGCCGGTGGCCAGGGTGCGATCCCGGGGGTGCAGATCGCGTCGAAGACCGGTACCGCGGAGCACGGCAGCGACCCGCGGAACACTCCTCCGCACACCTGGTACATCGCGTTCGCGCCGGCGCAGCAGCCGACCGTGGCCGTCGCGGTGATCGTGGAGGACGGCGGCGACCGGGCACTCGCCGCGACCGGCGGCTCGGTGGCCGCACCGATCGGACGGGCCGTGATCGCGGCCGGACTACAGGGGGGCTGA
- a CDS encoding dihydrofolate reductase family protein: MTQLLRVQNFTVSIDGIGAGEDQTLDNPFGLDQSRLMEWLFATASSPVRTGPGGSRGLDDCFARDFSHGIGAEIMGRNKFGPQRGPWTDHDWQGWWGDEPPFHTPVFVLTHHERPSFTLGDTTFHFVGGDPASVLEKARIAAHGKDVRLGGGVTTIRQFLDADLVDTLHVVVAPVRFGHGLKLWESPDELRDRFHLEVVPSPSGVVHHLFWRK, from the coding sequence GTGACGCAACTGCTGCGAGTACAGAACTTCACCGTCTCGATCGACGGCATCGGCGCGGGGGAGGACCAGACCCTCGACAACCCCTTCGGCCTCGACCAGAGCAGGCTGATGGAGTGGCTGTTCGCCACCGCGTCGTCGCCGGTACGCACCGGCCCCGGCGGCAGCCGCGGCCTCGACGACTGCTTCGCCCGGGACTTCTCCCACGGCATCGGTGCGGAGATCATGGGCCGCAACAAGTTCGGACCCCAGCGCGGACCCTGGACCGATCACGACTGGCAGGGATGGTGGGGCGACGAGCCACCCTTCCATACCCCCGTGTTCGTCCTGACGCATCACGAACGGCCGTCGTTCACCCTCGGCGACACCACCTTCCACTTCGTCGGAGGCGACCCGGCGAGCGTGCTCGAGAAGGCCCGGATCGCCGCGCACGGCAAGGACGTCCGGCTCGGCGGGGGAGTGACCACCATCCGGCAGTTCCTCGACGCCGACCTCGTCGACACCCTGCACGTCGTGGTGGCGCCGGTGCGGTTCGGGCATGGGTTGAAGCTGTGGGAGTCACCGGACGAACTGCGGGACCGCTTCCATCTCGAGGTCGTTCCGAGCCCGAGCGGCGTGGTCCATCACCTGTTCTGGAGGAAGTGA
- a CDS encoding glycosyltransferase 87 family protein yields the protein MRLSRQDSGGSTTTTSFFDSRAGTATAAITSLVAAGVVVAILLGSDLIDLLVYRLGARVLLDGKDLYGQMPPVLDDFTLPFTYPPLSAMLFVPLAVLPVALGKVVFTLVSLAALTVTLRLVITRVWPQLGPRASWTATTIAAAATVLLEPVRETISFGQINLVLMALVAVDVLTKNPKWPRGLLIGLAAAVKLTPAAFLLLFLVRRDRRTSLTIVASAVGFTALAFALKPSESVKYWLQTLPDTGRIGPAYFGTNESFKAVVARFAPPELMGSLLWLVAVAVMLLVAVIAIRRALDHGELVPALLANATAVLLASPVSWSHHWVWVAPALLVFAFELMRGPASRGALAVAAGVTVIFLVGPQHLLPSGKDVELDWALWQQALGALYVVVGVGFLVWLAFVRYQDGAVATRPDTPEDDSAQPLGSRP from the coding sequence GTGCGACTTTCACGGCAGGACTCGGGCGGTTCGACGACGACCACTTCGTTCTTCGACAGCCGGGCCGGCACCGCCACCGCCGCGATCACGTCGCTCGTCGCCGCCGGTGTGGTCGTGGCGATCCTCCTCGGCAGCGACCTCATCGATCTGCTCGTCTACCGCCTGGGCGCCCGGGTGCTGCTCGACGGCAAGGACCTCTACGGGCAGATGCCCCCGGTCCTCGACGACTTCACGCTGCCGTTCACCTATCCCCCGCTCTCGGCGATGCTGTTCGTCCCGCTGGCGGTGCTGCCCGTCGCACTGGGCAAGGTCGTCTTCACCCTCGTCTCCCTCGCCGCCCTGACCGTCACCCTGCGGCTGGTGATCACCCGGGTGTGGCCGCAGCTCGGTCCGCGCGCGTCGTGGACGGCGACGACCATCGCGGCCGCAGCCACCGTGCTCCTCGAACCCGTCCGCGAGACCATCAGCTTCGGGCAGATCAATCTCGTGCTGATGGCGCTGGTCGCGGTGGACGTGCTCACGAAGAACCCCAAGTGGCCGCGCGGTCTGCTGATCGGTCTCGCCGCCGCGGTGAAACTGACCCCCGCCGCGTTCCTGCTGCTCTTCCTGGTCCGCCGCGACCGCCGCACCAGCCTCACCATCGTCGCGTCGGCGGTGGGTTTCACCGCGCTGGCGTTCGCCCTGAAGCCGAGCGAGTCGGTGAAGTACTGGCTGCAGACCCTGCCGGACACCGGCCGGATCGGCCCCGCCTATTTCGGCACCAACGAGTCCTTCAAGGCCGTCGTGGCGCGGTTCGCCCCGCCCGAACTGATGGGCTCACTGCTGTGGCTGGTCGCGGTGGCGGTGATGCTGCTGGTCGCGGTGATCGCCATCCGCCGCGCCCTCGACCACGGTGAACTCGTCCCCGCGCTGCTCGCCAACGCGACCGCCGTCCTGCTCGCCTCGCCGGTGTCGTGGTCGCACCACTGGGTGTGGGTCGCCCCCGCATTGCTGGTGTTCGCCTTCGAGCTGATGCGCGGACCCGCCTCGCGCGGGGCCCTCGCCGTCGCCGCCGGTGTCACGGTGATCTTCCTGGTGGGCCCGCAGCACCTGTTGCCCTCCGGGAAGGACGTCGAACTCGACTGGGCCCTGTGGCAGCAGGCGCTCGGTGCCCTGTACGTGGTGGTCGGCGTCGGTTTCCTGGTCTGGCTCGCCTTCGTGCGCTACCAGGACGGCGCAGTCGCCACCCGCCCCGACACCCCCGAGGACGACTCGGCGCAGCCGCTGGGCAGCCGGCCCTGA